One stretch of Xanthomonas sp. DAR 35659 DNA includes these proteins:
- a CDS encoding hybrid sensor histidine kinase/response regulator codes for MPIPRPRRLRRAWAFAWLLALAGCCAGALAAVPELPRFRLLGAEQGLPSSEISRLALDRDGYLWIASGDGLARYDGREFRLWRHDPADPQSLRCNYVQELHVDARNRVWVACEGGGLSMLDARRRGFRHFNMATQPAMRSDEVFAIASRGDEVVFGTYAGGLYRVPADGRVQRIQAGDNEVDAMLDSAIVGLGFDTAGVLWIGTFKGMVRYDGHRARPFRLPGPAGAPQKVAAVMALSDGLWVSANAALYRLDHDGRWQRADWSGALQRGVLGMAEDGAGGYWLGNGQGLWHKPADGALRRVSEGEAAVAGANVVVSLLRDREGGVWVSLPTRGLGYLRPGWRRMAVLGPAHGLTPDLYASLARAGAGGVWLVGSGGNVFRLQPSSGELRKPVWTPSLSGVRLLSALEDTTGDLWLGSSAMLLRGATDGGKLQAWGRSSAADATPEMGVNSWLRARPDGRLWIAAPGFGVQVRALSDGRVLDNIQGPQRGLAAAADIAAFELAPDGTPWLAADRLQYWDAAAGQFRAAPEFAGERVQAFAFADAQTLWVHRLSGLELWRRQGGPWRRIQRYTSAEGVPATEAQGLVVDQQGRAWLGTRRGLFRIDSRHTPAVRAFGTRDGLSSQEIVKRGLLMGADGVLVAAAADGSVTLLDTRLPDPPQVPLTLSMESVQVRRGERLLALPAAGGFALQPDDRDLRVVARLLSFVDPEGVVYRFRLPGYDRDWVAVGTTGERTLPQLPAGAHVLEVQARTRNGAWSPTLRLPFRVDPPWWRSVWGIAGLLAVAALLVLVSLRAYRRRLRRQHAWQLALHKQEVAEQASLAKTRFLATLGHEVRTPMTGVLGMSELLLATPLDPKQRGYTESIRRAGTHLLHLVNDALDLARIEAGRLQLDLQPFALQALIADVVNLMAPLAQARGLRFECHDRLPGAVTVNGDAVRVRQILLNLVGNAIKFTASGSVILHLSPLHSGHGLCVEVVDTGPGISAEQQARLFQRFEQGDGPRTMARHGGSGLGLAISQELAMAMGGRIEVDSRLGHGARFRMTLPLRWQVRPAEAVTVVPLPTRPQAPLRILLVEDEPTVAQVMAELLQGRGHHVVRAAHGLEALTELTQASFDVALLDLDLPALDGLALARQLRALGYGFPLVAVTARSDGEAEAAARAAGFARFVRKPVTGDMLAEAIRGAMDAAAETRP; via the coding sequence ATGCCAATCCCCCGTCCTCGCCGCCTGCGCCGCGCCTGGGCGTTCGCCTGGCTGCTGGCGCTGGCCGGCTGCTGCGCCGGCGCGCTGGCGGCGGTGCCGGAGCTGCCGCGGTTCCGGCTGCTGGGCGCCGAGCAGGGGCTGCCGTCCAGCGAGATCTCGCGCCTGGCGCTGGATCGCGACGGCTATCTGTGGATCGCCAGCGGCGACGGCCTGGCCCGCTACGACGGGCGCGAATTCCGCCTGTGGCGGCACGATCCCGCCGACCCGCAATCGTTGCGCTGCAATTATGTGCAGGAGTTGCACGTGGATGCGCGCAACCGGGTCTGGGTCGCCTGTGAAGGCGGCGGGCTGAGCATGCTCGACGCGCGCCGGCGCGGGTTTCGCCATTTCAACATGGCCACGCAGCCGGCGATGCGCAGCGACGAGGTGTTCGCCATCGCCAGCCGCGGCGACGAGGTCGTGTTCGGCACCTATGCCGGCGGCCTGTACCGGGTGCCGGCGGACGGGCGGGTGCAGCGCATCCAGGCCGGCGACAACGAGGTCGACGCGATGCTCGACAGCGCGATCGTGGGCCTGGGCTTCGATACGGCCGGGGTGCTGTGGATCGGCACCTTCAAGGGCATGGTGCGCTACGACGGGCACCGCGCCCGTCCCTTCCGGCTGCCAGGTCCGGCCGGCGCGCCGCAGAAGGTCGCGGCGGTGATGGCGCTGTCGGACGGTCTGTGGGTCAGCGCCAACGCGGCGCTGTACCGGCTCGACCACGACGGCCGCTGGCAACGCGCCGACTGGTCCGGCGCGTTGCAGCGCGGCGTGCTGGGCATGGCCGAGGACGGTGCCGGCGGCTATTGGCTGGGCAACGGCCAGGGCCTGTGGCACAAGCCGGCCGATGGCGCGTTGCGCCGGGTCAGCGAGGGCGAGGCGGCGGTGGCCGGCGCCAACGTGGTGGTGAGCTTGCTGCGCGACCGCGAAGGCGGGGTGTGGGTGTCGCTGCCGACTCGCGGCCTGGGCTACCTGCGCCCCGGCTGGCGGCGCATGGCGGTGCTGGGGCCGGCGCATGGCCTGACCCCGGATCTGTACGCCAGCCTGGCGCGGGCCGGCGCCGGCGGCGTGTGGCTGGTCGGCAGCGGCGGCAACGTGTTCCGGCTGCAACCGTCCAGCGGCGAACTGCGCAAGCCGGTGTGGACGCCCAGCCTGTCTGGCGTGCGTCTGCTGTCGGCGCTGGAGGATACGACCGGCGACCTCTGGCTGGGCAGCAGCGCCATGCTGCTGCGCGGTGCGACCGACGGAGGCAAGCTGCAGGCCTGGGGCCGCAGCTCGGCGGCCGATGCCACGCCGGAGATGGGCGTCAACAGTTGGCTGCGCGCGCGGCCGGACGGCCGCCTGTGGATAGCCGCGCCCGGTTTCGGAGTGCAGGTACGCGCGCTGTCCGATGGTCGCGTGCTGGACAACATCCAAGGTCCGCAGCGCGGCCTGGCCGCCGCGGCGGACATCGCCGCGTTCGAACTGGCGCCGGACGGCACGCCCTGGCTGGCGGCCGATCGTCTGCAGTACTGGGACGCCGCCGCCGGCCAGTTCCGCGCGGCGCCGGAGTTCGCCGGCGAGCGCGTGCAGGCGTTCGCGTTCGCCGATGCGCAGACCCTGTGGGTGCATCGGCTGTCCGGGCTCGAACTGTGGCGCCGCCAGGGCGGGCCGTGGCGGCGGATCCAGCGCTACACGTCCGCCGAGGGCGTGCCGGCGACCGAGGCGCAGGGCCTGGTGGTCGATCAGCAGGGCCGCGCCTGGCTGGGCACGCGGCGCGGCCTGTTCCGGATCGATTCGCGGCACACGCCGGCGGTACGCGCGTTCGGCACCCGCGACGGCTTGAGCAGCCAGGAAATCGTCAAGCGCGGGCTGTTGATGGGTGCCGACGGGGTGCTGGTGGCCGCCGCCGCCGACGGCAGCGTGACGCTGCTGGACACGCGCCTGCCGGATCCGCCGCAGGTGCCGCTGACGCTGAGCATGGAGAGCGTGCAGGTGCGCCGCGGCGAACGCCTGCTGGCGCTGCCGGCGGCCGGCGGCTTCGCCTTGCAGCCGGACGACCGCGACCTGCGGGTGGTGGCGCGGCTGCTCTCCTTCGTTGATCCGGAGGGCGTCGTCTACCGCTTCCGGTTGCCCGGCTACGACCGCGACTGGGTCGCGGTCGGCACCACCGGCGAGCGCACGCTGCCGCAGTTGCCGGCCGGCGCGCATGTGCTCGAGGTGCAGGCGCGCACCCGCAACGGCGCCTGGTCGCCGACGCTGCGGCTGCCGTTCCGGGTCGATCCGCCGTGGTGGCGCAGCGTCTGGGGCATCGCCGGGCTGCTGGCCGTCGCCGCGCTGCTGGTGCTGGTCTCGCTGCGCGCCTACCGCCGCCGCCTGCGCCGCCAGCATGCCTGGCAACTGGCCCTGCACAAGCAGGAAGTGGCCGAGCAGGCGTCGCTGGCCAAGACCCGCTTCCTGGCCACGCTCGGACACGAGGTGCGTACGCCGATGACCGGGGTGCTGGGCATGAGCGAGCTGCTGCTGGCCACGCCGCTGGATCCGAAGCAGCGCGGCTACACCGAATCGATCCGCCGCGCCGGCACGCACCTGCTGCACCTGGTCAACGACGCGCTGGACCTGGCGCGGATCGAGGCCGGGCGCCTGCAACTGGACCTGCAGCCGTTCGCGCTGCAGGCGCTGATCGCCGACGTGGTGAACCTGATGGCGCCGCTGGCGCAGGCGCGCGGCCTGCGCTTCGAATGCCACGATCGGCTGCCGGGCGCGGTGACCGTCAACGGCGACGCGGTGCGGGTGCGGCAGATCCTGCTCAACCTGGTCGGCAACGCGATCAAGTTCACCGCCAGCGGGTCGGTGATCCTGCACCTGTCGCCGCTGCACAGCGGCCACGGCCTGTGCGTGGAGGTGGTCGACACCGGCCCGGGCATCAGCGCCGAGCAGCAGGCGCGGCTGTTCCAGCGCTTCGAGCAGGGCGACGGTCCGCGCACCATGGCGCGCCATGGCGGCAGCGGCCTGGGCCTGGCGATCAGCCAGGAGCTGGCGATGGCGATGGGCGGACGCATCGAGGTCGACAGCCGGCTCGGCCATGGCGCGCGCTTCCGGATGACGCTGCCGCTGCGCTGGCAGGTGCGGCCGGCCGAGGCGGTCACCGTGGTGCCGCTGCCGACCCGGCCACAGGCACCGCTGCGGATCCTGCTGGTCGAGGACGAACCCACCGTCGCCCAGGTGATGGCCGAGCTGCTGCAAGGCCGCGGCCACCACGTGGTCCGCGCCGCGCACGGCCTGGAGGCGCTGACCGAGTTGACCCAGGCCAGCTTCGATGTGGCCCTGCTGGACCTGGACCTGCCGGCGCTGGACGGGCTGGCGCTGGCACGGCAGTTGCGCGCGCTGGGCTACGGTTTCCCGCTGGTCGCGGTGACCGCGCGTTCCGACGGCGAGGCCGAGGCCGCGGCCAGGGCGGCCGGATTCGCCCGTTTCGTGCGTAAACCGGTGACCGGCGACATGCTGGCCGAGGCGATCCGCGGCGCGATGGACGCGGCGGCGGAGACCCGGCCGTAG
- a CDS encoding YceI family protein produces the protein MSTRFASPAAVAASLVALLAAAPAVQAAEYVQAPGSTLVFASKYDGEVFTGQFPGFDTKLSFDPANLAGAKLDVTIPLAGAKSGNSDRDSTLQGADFFNVAKFATAHYRADKFRALGNNQYAADGTLELRGVSKPVTLTFTWTPGAQPVLAGKATVKRLDFGVGGGDWADTKTIPNETAISTKVVFKAK, from the coding sequence ATGTCGACCCGTTTCGCGTCCCCCGCCGCCGTCGCCGCCAGCCTGGTGGCCCTGCTCGCCGCCGCCCCGGCGGTGCAGGCCGCCGAGTATGTGCAGGCCCCCGGCTCCACCCTGGTGTTCGCCAGCAAGTACGACGGCGAAGTGTTCACCGGCCAGTTCCCCGGCTTCGATACCAAGCTCAGCTTCGACCCGGCCAACCTGGCCGGCGCCAAGCTCGACGTGACCATCCCGCTGGCCGGCGCCAAGAGCGGCAACAGCGACCGCGACTCCACCCTGCAGGGCGCGGACTTCTTCAACGTCGCCAAGTTCGCCACCGCGCACTACCGCGCCGACAAATTCCGCGCGCTGGGCAACAACCAGTACGCCGCCGACGGCACCCTGGAGCTGCGCGGCGTGAGCAAGCCGGTGACCCTGACCTTCACCTGGACTCCGGGCGCGCAGCCGGTGCTGGCCGGCAAGGCCACGGTCAAGCGCCTGGACTTCGGGGTGGGCGGCGGCGACTGGGCCGACACCAAGACCATCCCCAACGAGACCGCGATCAGCACCAAGGTCGTATTCAAGGCGAAGTGA
- a CDS encoding glutaredoxin family protein: MSLTLYQRDDCHLCDQALLVLAQAGARDLESVFIDADPVLEARYGERVPVLRDATGRELGWPFDAARVADWLSAA, encoded by the coding sequence ATGTCCCTGACCCTGTACCAGCGCGACGATTGCCACCTGTGCGACCAGGCGCTGCTGGTCCTGGCGCAGGCGGGCGCCCGCGACCTGGAAAGCGTTTTCATCGATGCCGACCCGGTGCTGGAGGCGCGCTACGGCGAGCGCGTGCCGGTGCTGCGCGATGCGACGGGGCGCGAGTTGGGGTGGCCGTTCGATGCTGCGCGGGTGGCCGACTGGTTGTCCGCTGCGTAG
- a CDS encoding GNAT family N-acetyltransferase: MRSVAGAWSRAWHTCGMETHLFESRRLFCRHVRAEDVDTLLAVYGDADAMRWVGDGEPLTRAQCEEWVAVCARNYRTRGYGLSALVERASGDTIGFCGLVHPAGQAEPELKYALRRDHWGRGLATEAARAMLAYARERLGLRHVIATAYPQNLASLRVLRNAGMQSLPVRTDSDGTVICCFAWHAEASPAMPDMRLAASAGVAEQPARDGDVGNSEDDRIESAPPG, encoded by the coding sequence ATGAGGTCAGTCGCCGGCGCATGGAGTCGCGCGTGGCACACTTGCGGCATGGAAACGCACCTCTTCGAGAGCCGACGCCTGTTCTGCCGGCACGTCCGTGCGGAAGACGTCGATACCCTGCTGGCGGTCTACGGCGACGCCGACGCCATGCGCTGGGTCGGCGACGGCGAACCGCTGACACGCGCGCAATGCGAGGAATGGGTGGCCGTGTGCGCGCGCAACTACCGCACGCGCGGCTACGGCCTGTCGGCGCTGGTGGAGCGCGCAAGCGGCGACACCATCGGCTTCTGCGGGCTGGTGCACCCGGCCGGGCAGGCCGAGCCCGAGTTGAAATACGCGCTCCGGCGCGACCACTGGGGACGCGGCCTGGCGACCGAAGCGGCGCGGGCGATGCTGGCCTATGCGCGCGAGCGATTGGGCCTGCGGCACGTCATCGCCACGGCATATCCGCAGAACCTGGCGTCCCTGCGCGTGTTGCGCAACGCGGGCATGCAGTCCTTGCCGGTGCGCACAGACAGCGACGGCACGGTCATCTGTTGCTTCGCATGGCATGCGGAGGCATCGCCGGCGATGCCGGATATGCGCCTTGCGGCGTCCGCCGGCGTTGCAGAACAGCCTGCGCGCGACGGCGATGTCGGCAATTCCGAAGACGACAGGATCGAGTCCGCCCCCCCTGGCTGA
- a CDS encoding cytochrome b — protein sequence MTARNTAERWGSVSQTLHWLIAALILLLGVVGLTMGELPKTPKYFWVYTAHKSLGLTVLALVIARLGWRLYAGAPKPVPGTPSWQERIASATHALLYVMIFAIPLSGWLYDSSSGLRPFRWFGLVDVPKLSAPDEHLRDLSHAVHEWGFWILIAVVLAHAGAAFYHHLFQRDATLARMLPRGWLTPKS from the coding sequence ATGACCGCCAGAAACACCGCCGAGCGCTGGGGCAGCGTCAGCCAGACCCTGCACTGGCTGATCGCCGCACTGATCCTGCTGCTCGGCGTGGTCGGCCTGACCATGGGCGAGCTGCCGAAGACGCCCAAGTACTTCTGGGTCTACACCGCGCACAAGTCGCTGGGCCTGACCGTGCTGGCGCTGGTGATCGCGCGGCTGGGCTGGCGCCTGTACGCCGGCGCGCCCAAGCCGGTGCCGGGCACGCCGAGCTGGCAGGAGCGCATCGCCAGCGCCACCCATGCGCTGCTGTACGTGATGATCTTCGCCATCCCGCTGTCCGGCTGGCTGTACGACTCCAGCAGCGGCCTGCGCCCGTTCCGCTGGTTCGGCCTGGTCGACGTGCCCAAGCTCAGCGCCCCGGACGAACACCTGCGCGACCTGTCGCATGCCGTGCACGAATGGGGCTTCTGGATCCTGATCGCGGTGGTGCTGGCGCATGCCGGCGCCGCCTTCTACCACCACCTGTTCCAACGCGATGCCACCCTGGCGCGGATGTTGCCGCGCGGTTGGCTCACCCCCAAGTCCTGA
- a CDS encoding L-serine ammonia-lyase: MAVSTFDLFKIGIGPSSSHTVGPMRAAERFVHRWLLDPGRLGEVARIRAEVFGSLALTGRGHGTDKAVLLGLEGQRPNLIDPDIIPATLERIRSSKRIDLMGRHSIAFDEKRDLAMNKRQKLPYHTNGMRFTAYAANDEVIATRDYYSVGGGFVVNQDDAADDRIVADETPLPYPFKSGDELLAQAARSGLSIAALMFENEKCWRSEDEIRAGLREIWNAMQACVARGIREEGTLPGGLHVSRRAPALYRELSSKPEAAMRDPLTTLDWVNLYALAVNEENAAGGRVVTAPTNGAAGIIPAVLHYFDRFCPGADEPRIFDFLLTAAAIGILYKENASISGAEVGCQGEVGVACSMAAGGLVAALGGKPGQIENAAEIGMEHNLGLTCDPIGGLVQIPCIERNAMGAVKAINASRMAMRGDGKHKVSLDKVIKTMRDTGRDMQDKYKETSRGGLAVNVIEC, from the coding sequence ATGGCTGTCAGCACCTTCGACCTGTTCAAGATCGGCATCGGGCCGAGTTCCTCGCATACCGTGGGGCCGATGCGCGCGGCCGAGCGCTTCGTGCACCGCTGGCTGCTGGATCCGGGCCGGCTCGGCGAGGTGGCGCGGATCCGCGCCGAGGTGTTCGGCTCGCTGGCGCTGACCGGGCGCGGCCACGGCACCGACAAGGCGGTGCTGCTGGGCCTGGAAGGCCAACGCCCGAACCTGATCGACCCGGACATCATTCCCGCCACGCTTGAACGCATCCGCAGCAGCAAGCGCATCGACCTGATGGGCCGGCACAGCATCGCCTTCGACGAGAAGCGCGACCTGGCGATGAACAAGCGCCAGAAGCTGCCGTACCACACCAACGGCATGCGCTTCACCGCCTACGCGGCCAACGACGAGGTCATCGCCACCCGCGACTACTACTCGGTCGGCGGCGGTTTCGTGGTCAACCAGGACGACGCCGCCGACGATCGCATCGTCGCCGACGAGACGCCGCTGCCCTACCCGTTCAAGAGCGGCGACGAGCTGCTGGCGCAGGCCGCGCGCAGCGGCCTGAGCATCGCCGCGCTGATGTTCGAGAACGAGAAGTGCTGGCGCAGCGAGGACGAGATCCGCGCCGGCCTGCGCGAGATCTGGAACGCGATGCAGGCCTGCGTGGCGCGCGGCATCCGCGAGGAAGGCACCCTGCCCGGCGGCCTGCACGTCTCGCGCCGCGCACCGGCGCTGTACCGCGAACTGTCGTCCAAGCCGGAGGCGGCGATGCGCGATCCGCTGACCACGCTGGACTGGGTCAACCTGTACGCGCTGGCGGTCAACGAGGAGAACGCCGCCGGCGGCCGCGTGGTCACCGCGCCGACCAATGGCGCGGCCGGGATCATCCCGGCGGTGCTGCACTATTTCGACCGCTTCTGCCCGGGCGCCGACGAGCCGCGCATCTTCGACTTCCTGCTGACCGCCGCGGCGATCGGCATCCTGTACAAGGAAAACGCGTCCATCTCCGGCGCCGAGGTCGGCTGCCAGGGCGAAGTCGGCGTGGCCTGCTCGATGGCCGCCGGCGGCCTGGTCGCCGCGCTCGGCGGCAAGCCGGGGCAGATCGAGAACGCGGCCGAGATCGGCATGGAGCACAACCTGGGCCTGACCTGCGACCCGATCGGCGGCCTGGTGCAGATCCCGTGCATCGAACGCAACGCGATGGGCGCGGTCAAGGCGATCAACGCCAGCCGCATGGCCATGCGCGGCGACGGCAAGCACAAGGTGTCGCTGGACAAGGTGATCAAGACCATGCGCGACACCGGCCGCGACATGCAGGACAAGTACAAGGAAACCAGCCGCGGCGGGCTGGCGGTGAACGTCATCGAATGCTGA
- a CDS encoding YceI family protein: protein MLQRCLIVLLSLCPAVALAAPAQYALDPVHTRVLFAIEHAGFSKALGTVSGSTGTLLFDPDDWRSARLDARVPLQRLDLGDEKWNRAALARNLVDGERYPEAHFVSTRIEPIDATHAKVIGTLTLHGVSREVALDVTLNAVKRHPLPPFRRTVGFSATTTLQRADFGIDAWPSVIGGTVDLRIEAEATRSGGADAEPPPAATPAPDTTPDTPPTASQDATP, encoded by the coding sequence ATGCTCCAGCGCTGCCTCATCGTCCTGCTGTCGCTCTGTCCCGCCGTCGCGCTGGCGGCCCCGGCGCAGTACGCGCTGGACCCTGTGCACACCCGCGTGCTGTTCGCGATCGAGCACGCCGGCTTCTCCAAGGCGCTGGGCACCGTCTCCGGCAGCACCGGCACCCTGCTGTTCGACCCGGACGACTGGCGCAGCGCGCGCCTGGACGCGCGGGTGCCGTTGCAGCGGCTGGACCTGGGCGACGAGAAATGGAACCGCGCCGCGCTGGCGCGCAACCTGGTCGACGGCGAGCGCTATCCCGAAGCGCACTTCGTCTCCACCCGGATCGAACCGATCGACGCGACCCACGCCAAGGTGATCGGCACCCTGACCCTGCACGGGGTCAGCCGCGAGGTGGCGCTGGACGTCACCCTGAATGCAGTGAAGCGGCATCCGCTGCCGCCGTTCCGCCGCACCGTGGGCTTTTCCGCCACCACCACGCTGCAGCGCGCCGACTTCGGCATCGACGCCTGGCCGTCGGTGATCGGCGGCACGGTCGACCTGCGCATCGAAGCCGAGGCCACCCGCAGCGGCGGCGCCGACGCCGAGCCGCCGCCGGCAGCCACGCCCGCGCCCGACACCACGCCAGACACCCCACCCACCGCCAGCCAGGACGCCACGCCATGA